In Amaranthus tricolor cultivar Red isolate AtriRed21 chromosome 3, ASM2621246v1, whole genome shotgun sequence, a single window of DNA contains:
- the LOC130808202 gene encoding trans-resveratrol di-O-methyltransferase-like has product MDLPTFTINEDNAKELLEAQRHIWKHSLYYFKSMALKCVLQLGIPDTIHKHGKPMSLNELATSLPIHPNNIPSLNRLMRILESSNFFSKKLLEDGGYGFDLTLSSQLLLKNHPLTQYPLALIQLDPVITDPSHHLTSWFQNGAESSFHVLNGMSFWEHMIHDSKFNQSFNEAMECDSRFVTSLLVNNKSFKGIFEGIETLVDVGGGNGTTVKAITEAYPWLKCSVLDLPHVVQGLQEKASSNVKFVAGDMFEAVPHADAVLLKWILHDWSDKDCIKILKQCKEAISTKNKGGKVIIIDIVVESENDHIISKESNTKYLFDMLMMSMCGDGKERTEQQFKKLFQQADFSDYKVLPILGVRSVIELYP; this is encoded by the exons ATGGATTTACCTACCTTTACAATTAATGAAGATAATGCAAAAGAGCTATTAGAAGCACAACGTCACATATGGAAACATTCTTTGTACTACTTCAAATCCATGGCCTTAAAGTGTGTCCTTCAACTTGGCATTCCAGATACCATTCATAAACATGGCAAACCTATGTCTTTAAATGAACTAGCCACTTCTCTTCCAATTCACCCCAATAACATTCCTTCCCTTAATCGTCTAATGCGTATTCTAGAATCCTCTAACTTCTTCTCCAAGAAACTTCTAGAAGATGGAGGATATGGGTTTGATCTTACATTGAGCTCCCAACTCCTGCTTAAAAACCACCCACTTACTCAATATCCATTAGCTCTTATACAACTAGACCCAGTAATAACTGATCCATCTCATCATCTCACAAGCTGGTTCCAAAATGGCGCAGAATCCTCCTTCCATGTTTTAAATGGAATGAGTTTCTGGGAGCATATGATCCATGATTCTAAGTTTAATCAGAGTTTTAATGAAGCCATGGAATGTGATTCGAGATTCGTAACAAGCTTGTTGGTGAATAACAAGAGTTTTAAGGGCATATTTGAGGGTATTGAAACGTTGGTGGATGTAGGGGGTGGTAATGGGACTACTGTTAAGGCCATTACTGAGGCTTATCCATGGCTGAAGTGCAGTGTTCTTGACTTACCACATGTTGTCCAAGGATTACAGGAGAAAGCTTCAAGTAATGTTAAGTTTGTAGCAGGTGATATGTTTGAAGCTGTTCCTCATGCTGATGCTGTCTTACTTAAG TGGATACTACATGATTGGAGTGATAAAGATTGCATAAAGATTCTAAAACAGTGCAAAGAAGCGATCTCTACCAAAAACAAAGGAGGGAAAGTAATAATCATAGATATTGTGGTGGAATCTGAAAATGATCATATCATATCAAAGGAGTCTAATACAAAGTATTTATTTGATATGCTGATGATGTCAATGTGTGGAGATGGAAAGGAAAGAACTGAACAACAATTCAAAAAACTATTTCAACAAGCTGATTTTAGTGATTATAAGGTTCTTCCGATTTTGGGTGTAAGATCTGTCATTGAACTCTACCCTTAA
- the LOC130808763 gene encoding stigma-specific STIG1-like protein 3, producing the protein MSIIVQKTIKVFALIAITIAISIIALSSINITHQNHHETLHQPTSPVVVPSKRPVSRFLAQHNKDYLHHGRSLKPADHCHKDYEVCDIMYGKNYTCCGNKCFDLNIDKNNCGACHKKCKFTYDCCNGKCVDKAYDKRHCGRCNNKCLIGQYCVYGMCDYA; encoded by the coding sequence ATGTCAATAATAGTCCAAAAAACAATCAAGGTATTCGCCTTGATCGCAATCACCATAGCAATATCCATTATTGCATTAAGCTCCATTAACATAACCCACCAAAACCATCACGAAACCCTACACCAGCCCACTAGCCCAGTGGTAGTTCCCTCGAAGAGGCCCGTAAGTCGGTTTCTAGCTCAACACAATAAGGATTATCTACACCATGGAAGAAGCTTAAAGCCAGCTGATCATTGTCACAAGGATTATGAAGTTTGTGACATTATGTATGGAAAGAATTACACATGTTGTGGGAATAAATGCTTTGATCTCAACATTGATAAGAATAATTGTGGAGCTTGCCATAAAAAGTGTAAGTTTACGTATGATTGTTGTAATGGAAAGTGCGTAGACAAAGCTTATGATAAGAggcattgtgggagatgcaacAATAAGTGCTTAATTGGACAATATTGTGTTTATGGGATGTGtgattatgcttaa